In Salirhabdus salicampi, the sequence GCAGCATATTAAGAAGCAATATCCGAAACCGTCTGGTATTAACTGGGACATAGTGACGAAGGAAGAAATGGACGATATGCCAGTACTTCGGGAGTTATGGGAGTTAAAAAAGGAACAATAGGAGGTTATAATGGCTGAACATATATTTCACTTAAAGGCCGACTGGCCGGGAGGACGAAATTCCGTTGGAAAGATTGAATCAGGGAATTTAAAAACGGATATTTCCATCCCGCCAGAGATGGATGGTCCAGGAATTGGGACGAATCCTGATGAGATGTTACTTGGTGCCGCAGCAACTTGCTACATTATTACACTAGGTGCCATGATAGAGAGGTCGAACCTTCCGTTGCAGGCAATGAGCTTACAGTCAGAAGGAATCGTTGATGTAACAAATGGGGTATTCACATATAAGAAAATTATTCATAAGCCATATGTTTTATTAAACGAAAACGCTTCGAACCAGCAGTTATCATTATTACAACGACTAGTTGTAAAGGCGGATAAAACTTGCATGATCTCAAAAGCGGTTAAAGGAAATGTGGAAATGGAACTCATCCCAACTGTTCAAATTAAGGATAAAAGCCACATTAAAGAATAACGGGTTGATTTATCGCAAAGCTTTATTTAATATGAAAAGCGCCGCATTTTGCTGCGCTTTTTGTTTGAGAAAAAAGAACCGAGTTTGCCCATGCTGATATAACCTTCAAACTTTCTTCAACTAAAGCATCATAAGTGAACACTCTTGTTTCAATAATGTTCTCTTTAGTTGATGACTTAAAGTTTAAATCTTAACCTATTTAAATCCACTGTCTTCTTCATAAATTCTTATTAATGTTACTTATACTCTTTGCCCTACTTTATATCCGTTAGCTGAAGAGGCTTTATTTAGTTCCATCAACAACATGGTCTGCTCTTTCATCCTCTTTTAGATATTGACTGAACGATTTTTAATAAACCAAATACCTTTTTTGTATACATAAGAATGGAAATATTCCTTTCAATCGATAAGCTAAAGCATAGTAAACAAATAGGAATAATATTATAAAAAAGTGGTGCATTTGGTAAGAGCTTGAATATGATGTTGTTACAAAGGATAAAGCATACAAGCATTAGGCTCTTATCATACAAAAAAGGGAGGAGAAACAGTTATGTCAATTCTCGTTATTATTAATTTAGCGTTAATGGTTGGTATGATTGCCATATTAATTTACATGCATAAAAAGCATGTATCATTTAGTAAAAGAGTTTTTACAGGGCTAGGACTTGGTGTCTTGTTAGGAACGTATTTGCAATTTGCATATGGATCTGGTTCTCAGGTTGTGGCCGATACGGCAGAGTGGTATAACTTAGTCGGTCGTGGTTATATCCGTCTACTCATGATGATTGTTATTCCACTGATTATGGTTTCTATTATCCAAGCCATTACCAATTTACAAAAATCATCAGAACTGGGAAAGATGTCTCTATGGATAATTGGAATTTTAGTGGGAACTTCTATGATTGCAGCAGTAATAGGGGTTGGCAGCTCAATAGCATTTGATTTAAATGCAAACGATATTGAAGCAACCCAAGCGGAACAAGACCGTGGCGCTTATTTGGAGGAGCGTCTAGGAGACGTAGAAGGGTTATCGACTCCTGCTAAAATATTGCAGTTTATTCCGACAAACCCCTTTTTAGATATGACCGGTGA encodes:
- a CDS encoding OsmC family protein, translating into MAEHIFHLKADWPGGRNSVGKIESGNLKTDISIPPEMDGPGIGTNPDEMLLGAAATCYIITLGAMIERSNLPLQAMSLQSEGIVDVTNGVFTYKKIIHKPYVLLNENASNQQLSLLQRLVVKADKTCMISKAVKGNVEMELIPTVQIKDKSHIKE